The DNA segment tgggtagtaaatgcttacatttattttgaaaaaagtactttttgaggtatttttactacactttttactttgtctcattttactatgaagtattgctactcttatttgaataaaatgtctgtattttcCAACTGCGGTGAGAAAcgtcactgaatgaagaacaaacatgttttaaccaaaaactcaccagagacagacacacctgctgtttttgttaaagtttcataagtttaatacataataataatacaatataaataacaatatatatttgttatttatattgattattgtcggtttggtccttaaaataccaacctTTTCAttgagtttaatattttattccatctgataatttagttttttaattaagttgAACACACTTCCTCACACAACCCTCCCCATTTTTCCGGGCTTGGGACCGGCATCAGGATGAAAAGTTGTCATGGGTTTCCTAATGGCTGGATTACTTCCATGTGAGAAGAGGCAGGACCAATGAAATGTCCTGCTGATATCTACGTTTTGAGGCTTTTCAGCTTCATCATGAagagaaagagaacaaaagGATCCCGTCTTCTTCTTCAACACAGCAGCCAGAATAACCAGAGCAGCGACTATCAGCCCAGCAACCAGTCCAATGTGACCTCGacctgcagaacagaaccaggagtTAGTCTGATCCCACTGAAATCATCAACATCTGATCTGAGATCCAGAaccaggagctgctggttctgatccagagaCAAACTCTCACCTGGAGGATCAGGCTGTGCAGCAGCTACGCTCAGGTGGATGAAGGTGCTTTCTATGGCGGCTCTCTTCCTGCGTGTGTTGCTCTTTGTTTCAGTCAGGACTCGACACTCATACACTCCACTGTCCTTCTCTGTCACATTGTCTAAAGTCAGATTAATTTTTCCATCAGTGCTGATAAAGTTTTGGAGTTTGGTTCGGCCCAAGTACTGTGGATTTTGCTGCTCCTCATCAATCTTGTCATTCCTGTAGAGCAGCACACTGTCTGGTTTCAGGTCGCCTCTGGTCAGCCTCACAACTGAGACTTTGCCGTTCCCAGCAGCTCTACATGACAGAGTGACGTTCTGTCCAGGTTCTGCTGGGATGTTTATCtgatctgcaaaaacaaacaaaaaccatccAGAGTTTAACTCCTTCCATCAGAGCACAAACCCTAAAGGCCTGTCACCAAAGATATAGAAATATATCTGTCTTTATCACAGACAgacattatttttacacttttcttttgcttatGGACTTAATTATGATCAAATAAAGTTGTAGGTAGTTTATCAGCTTTCAGCATCATCAACCCCAAACATCCACCTATATATTTGCAATCTCTGCAAATACATCCACATAATGCTccttttatgctttattttatctaaaaaaatattatttttatatgcatATCTTTATGCAACGAGTTCCTGAAACTGAAGTCAAATcctagtttgtgtttgtgag comes from the Poecilia reticulata strain Guanapo unplaced genomic scaffold, Guppy_female_1.0+MT scaffold_224, whole genome shotgun sequence genome and includes:
- the LOC103460294 gene encoding uncharacterized protein LOC103460294, whose protein sequence is MNALHACALQRNEPRVQRNEPRVQRNEPRRSRVQEQQQQQHRLSLRGGSYTMKSFICLCSVLLVPSFLDLCLCGDQINIPAEPGQNVTLSCRAAGNGKVSVVRLTRGDLKPDSVLLYRNDKIDEEQQNPQYLGRTKLQNFISTDGKINLTLDNVTEKDSGVYECRVLTETKSNTRRKRAAIESTFIHLSVAAAQPDPPGRGHIGLVAGLIVAALVILAAVLKKKTGSFCSLSLHDEAEKPQNVDISRTFHWSCLFSHGSNPAIRKPMTTFHPDAGPKPGKMGRVV